One Molothrus aeneus isolate 106 chromosome 6, BPBGC_Maene_1.0, whole genome shotgun sequence genomic window carries:
- the LOC136557662 gene encoding SERTA domain-containing protein 2-like, translating to MLGRGLKRKLSDYEESMAGLSSAFDSSRGLSYPLKRQLVLNMCLTKLQTYKMLVEPNLHRSVLIANTVRQIQEEMRQESSQQPVNICPGIAAASHSYPGMEAPGISLQLPSGVGQQESHCCELRSGEDPIESSLLMVSDDDMSSAISSILKDLDFVEDISPPTCLVPTGDDQPKFPENTGLKLEDDRQDLKGAECVFGSFEISNSTSYLKDLAIDDIFEDIDTSMYDSDFCCPPLMPPRSPSLATEEPLKTFPSCNSSSANNIQICRTDLSELDHIMEILVGS from the coding sequence ATGTTGGGGAGAGGCCTAAAGCGCAAGCTGAGTGACTATGAGGAGAGCATGGCTGGTCTCTCGAGTGCCTTTGACTCCAGTCGAGGTCTGTCCTACCCCCTCAAGAGGCAGCTGGTGCTCAACATGTGCCTCACCAAGTTACAGACGTACAAAATGCTGGTGGAGCCCAACCTGCACCGCTCCGTGCTCATCGCCAACACCGTGCGCCAGATCCAGGAGGAGATGAGGCaagagagcagccagcagccagtGAACATCTGccctggcattgctgctgcttctcacagctACCCAGGGATGGAGGCACCTGGCATTTCCCTTCAGCTGCCTTCAGGTGTTGGTCAGCAGGAGTCCCACTGCTGTGAGCTGCGCTCTGGGGAGGACCCGATTGAGAGCAGCCTGCTGATGGTTTCAGATGATGACATGTCATCTGCTATTTCATCTATTCTGAAGGATTTAGACTTTGTAGAAGATATCAGCCCACCTACTTGTCTGGTTCCTACTGGAGATGACCAGCCAAAGTTTCCAGAAAATACTGGTCTGAAACTAGAAGATGACAGGCAGGATTTGAAGGGAGCTGAATGTGTGTTTGGTTCCTTTGAGATTTCAAATTCAACCAGTTACTTGAAGGATTTGGCAATAGATGACATTTTTGAAGATATTGACACTTCGATGTATGATTCAGACTTTTGCTGCCCTCCCCTGATGCCGCCCAGATCACCATCTCTTGCTACAGAAGAACCCTTGAAAACCTTCCCATCTTGTAATTCTTCTTCAGCAAACAACATTCAGATATGCAGAACAGATCTGAGTGAGTTGGACCACATAATGGAAATTCTGGTTGGATCCTGA